Proteins from one Tsuneonella aeria genomic window:
- a CDS encoding ATP-binding protein, whose amino-acid sequence MDDVNKQAFNDFEDAAPAAGGTSNASAENAMQPIGVVLEIAGSGSQIALDLQRLNECMADEDPSVALAGQVGSQIKIRVGNAWLLASVRNQKQDRRSGGGIIANIDFLGEGNEEKLTGRINGFRRGVTRYPIPGALIYPATTADLRQIYASDGRSNIQIGTVYPTKDIRAGLYIDAMLGKHFALLGSTGTGKSTSAALILHRICDAAPDGHIVMIDPHGEYSAAFRNTGLILDVSNLQMPYWLMNFEEHCEVLLSSSGNDRQTDQDILAKCLLRARSKNRLAETMGKITVDSPVPYLLSDLSNEVQNEMGKLDKATNSAPYMRIKTKLDELKTDPRYQFMFSGMLVGDTMAEFLARIFRMPSAGKPIAIIDVSGVPSDITSTVVAVLSRLVFDFAIWGREERTRPILLVCEEAHRYVPSEKNADGSSVGKILSRIAKEGRKYGISLGLITQRPSDLAEGVLSQCGTIISMRLNNDRDQAFVKAAMPEGARGFLDSIPALRNRECIICGEGVAIPIRVSFDNLDEQKRPASEDPSFVDLWRQSGGEEERVHRIVQRWRSQGK is encoded by the coding sequence ATGGACGACGTTAACAAGCAGGCTTTCAACGATTTCGAGGACGCGGCGCCCGCTGCTGGCGGCACGTCGAACGCGTCTGCCGAAAACGCGATGCAGCCAATCGGCGTCGTGCTGGAGATCGCGGGTTCGGGATCACAGATTGCGCTCGACCTGCAACGGCTCAACGAATGCATGGCGGATGAAGACCCCTCGGTCGCGCTGGCGGGCCAGGTGGGCAGCCAGATCAAGATCCGCGTCGGCAACGCCTGGCTGCTCGCCAGCGTGCGCAACCAGAAGCAGGATCGGCGCAGCGGCGGCGGCATCATCGCCAACATCGACTTCCTGGGCGAGGGCAACGAGGAAAAGCTGACGGGCCGCATCAACGGGTTCCGCCGCGGCGTCACCCGCTATCCCATTCCGGGTGCGCTGATCTATCCAGCCACGACCGCCGACCTGCGCCAGATCTACGCCAGCGACGGGCGCTCCAACATCCAGATCGGCACGGTCTATCCCACGAAGGATATTCGCGCCGGGCTGTATATCGATGCGATGCTGGGCAAGCATTTCGCGCTGCTGGGATCGACCGGCACCGGCAAGTCGACCAGCGCCGCCCTGATCCTTCACCGCATCTGCGATGCCGCGCCCGACGGGCACATCGTGATGATCGACCCGCACGGCGAATACTCCGCCGCGTTCCGCAATACCGGCCTGATCCTCGACGTCAGCAACCTGCAGATGCCGTACTGGCTGATGAACTTCGAAGAGCACTGCGAGGTGCTCCTCTCCAGCAGCGGCAACGACCGGCAGACCGACCAGGACATTCTGGCAAAGTGCCTCCTGCGCGCCCGGTCCAAGAACCGACTGGCCGAAACGATGGGCAAGATCACCGTCGATTCGCCTGTGCCCTATCTCCTCTCAGACCTCTCCAACGAGGTGCAGAACGAGATGGGCAAGCTCGATAAGGCGACCAATTCGGCGCCGTACATGCGCATCAAGACCAAGCTGGACGAGCTGAAAACCGATCCCCGGTACCAGTTCATGTTCTCCGGCATGCTGGTCGGGGATACGATGGCCGAATTCCTGGCCCGCATCTTCCGCATGCCAAGCGCGGGCAAGCCGATCGCCATCATCGACGTGTCCGGCGTGCCGAGCGACATCACCAGCACGGTCGTCGCCGTGCTGAGCCGCCTGGTGTTCGACTTCGCGATCTGGGGGCGGGAAGAACGCACGCGGCCCATCCTGCTGGTGTGCGAAGAAGCGCACCGGTACGTGCCCAGCGAGAAGAACGCCGACGGATCGTCGGTCGGCAAGATCCTCAGCCGCATCGCCAAGGAAGGCCGCAAATACGGCATCAGCCTGGGCCTCATCACCCAGCGCCCCAGCGACCTTGCCGAAGGCGTTCTGAGCCAGTGCGGCACGATCATTTCCATGCGTCTCAACAACGATCGCGACCAGGCGTTCGTGAAGGCCGCGATGCCCGAAGGCGCGCGCGGGTTCCTCGATTCCATCCCGGCGCTTCGCAACCGCGAGTGCATCATCTGCGGCGAAGGTGTTGCGATTCCGATCCGGGTCAGCTTCGACAACCTCGACGAACAGAAGCGCCCGGCTTCCGAAGACCCGAGCTTCGTGGACCTGTGGCGCCAGAGCGGGGGCGAGGAAGAGCGGGTCCACCGAATCGTCCAGCGCTGGCGCAGCCAGGGCAAGTAA
- a CDS encoding TIGR02186 family protein, translated as MIRGLFLILSFLALTAQRDPILVPEVSQHEVRVRQGFTGTELLLFGAVLDPRGVRAERPYDVVVVLKGPTAPIRLREKSKVGGLWINAASTDFRSAPSFFAVAASRPIAEIVDEKTAAIYEFGTDFIQLSPTGEIDPAEQQRFREGLVDLKRRQGLYAEDMRGVTISEDVLYQARINLPSRVQTGTYTAETFAVDRGRVVASAVAEVEVRKVGFERFVEVFAQEQAFFYGILAVALSIGMGWMAGRLFALV; from the coding sequence GTGATCCGGGGCCTGTTCCTTATCCTGTCATTCCTGGCGCTGACCGCGCAGCGGGACCCGATCCTGGTGCCGGAAGTCAGCCAGCACGAAGTGCGTGTGCGCCAGGGGTTCACGGGTACGGAGCTGCTGCTGTTCGGCGCGGTTCTCGACCCTCGCGGCGTCCGGGCGGAACGGCCGTACGACGTGGTGGTGGTGCTCAAGGGCCCGACCGCGCCGATCCGCCTGCGGGAGAAATCCAAGGTCGGCGGCCTTTGGATCAACGCCGCCAGCACCGACTTCCGCTCCGCGCCCTCGTTCTTTGCGGTCGCCGCATCGCGCCCGATCGCGGAGATCGTCGACGAGAAAACCGCCGCGATCTACGAATTCGGCACCGATTTCATCCAGCTTTCTCCCACCGGAGAGATAGACCCGGCCGAACAGCAGCGTTTCCGCGAAGGGCTGGTCGACCTCAAGCGGCGTCAGGGCCTTTATGCGGAGGACATGCGCGGGGTCACCATCAGCGAAGATGTCCTTTACCAGGCCCGCATCAACCTTCCATCGCGGGTGCAGACGGGGACGTATACCGCCGAAACGTTCGCCGTGGATCGCGGGCGGGTGGTCGCCTCTGCTGTCGCCGAGGTCGAGGTCAGGAAAGTCGGGTTCGAGCGTTTCGTCGAGGTGTTCGCGCAGGAGCAGGCGTTCTTCTACGGCATCCTGGCGGTTGCGCTGTCGATCGGAATGGGATGGATGGCCGGGCGGCTGTTCGCGCTCGTCTAG
- a CDS encoding sulfite exporter TauE/SafE family protein, producing the protein MDVYLPIANLSVNGLVIVALGALTGVLSGLFGVGGGFLTTPLLIFYGIPPTVAAASASTQVTGASVSGVLAHNRRGGVDYRMGMVTVAGGIIGSLIGALLFRFFQSVGQIDTVISILYVVMLGTIGILMAREAIGTLRANKGGDKPRAAKRRHHPLIAGLPGRWRFYKSGLYISPLAPLILGVLVGILTMLMGVGGGFILVPAMLYILGMSAGVVVGTSLFNILFVTMVTTMTHALTTKAVDLVLAALLLLGSVSGAQIGSQLAQKAKPEALRLILAAIVLLIALRMLFGLGVRPDEIYTVSRL; encoded by the coding sequence ATGGACGTGTACCTTCCGATCGCGAATCTGTCGGTCAACGGGCTGGTCATCGTCGCGCTCGGCGCCCTCACCGGTGTCCTTTCGGGGCTGTTCGGAGTGGGCGGCGGTTTCCTGACCACGCCCCTGCTCATCTTCTACGGCATCCCCCCGACTGTTGCCGCCGCCTCCGCCTCGACCCAGGTGACCGGTGCCAGCGTTTCGGGCGTGCTTGCGCACAACCGGCGCGGGGGCGTCGATTACCGCATGGGCATGGTGACGGTCGCCGGCGGCATCATCGGTAGCCTGATCGGCGCCCTGCTGTTCCGTTTCTTCCAGTCGGTCGGCCAGATCGATACGGTTATCTCCATCCTCTATGTCGTGATGCTCGGCACGATTGGCATTCTGATGGCGCGGGAAGCGATCGGCACCCTTCGCGCCAACAAGGGCGGCGACAAGCCGCGCGCGGCCAAACGCCGCCACCATCCGCTGATCGCCGGCCTCCCCGGCCGGTGGCGATTCTACAAGTCGGGGCTTTATATCTCTCCGCTCGCGCCACTCATTCTTGGCGTCCTGGTGGGCATCCTGACGATGCTGATGGGGGTGGGCGGCGGGTTCATACTGGTGCCGGCCATGCTCTACATCCTGGGCATGAGCGCAGGTGTGGTCGTAGGTACGAGCCTGTTCAACATCCTGTTCGTCACGATGGTCACCACGATGACGCATGCCCTTACCACCAAGGCTGTCGACCTCGTGCTGGCAGCGCTCCTCCTCCTGGGTTCGGTCTCGGGCGCGCAGATCGGCTCGCAACTCGCCCAGAAGGCGAAGCCGGAGGCGCTGCGCCTGATCCTCGCCGCGATCGTGCTGCTGATCGCGCTGCGGATGCTGTTCGGCCTGGGTGTCCGCCCCGACGAAATCTATACGGTTTCGCGGCTGTGA
- a CDS encoding glycosyl transferase family protein: MGTYSFAEWFVLVQHELLLFAGVFFLLGAIDDLAIDLIWLWLRLTGRGKSERVPEPALPVPLTGRAAVLVPAWHEAAVIGATVRHMLSAWPHADLRLYVGCYPNDPATAEAVESACGGDPRARLVLHERNGPTTKADCLNRLYRALEEDEMREGVRAHMVVLHDAEDMVDPLALGLLDAHIGTADLVQLPVLPHPMEDSRWIASHYVDEFAAAHGGVMVVRDALGASLPTAGVGCAIAREPLARIASARGSGGPFAADSLTEDYELGLGIGALGGPSRFVRARAPDGRLIATRACFPAKLDCAVRQKTRWVLGIAFQSWDRLGWGRRPVDVWMRFRDRRGPLTALLTAIGYLLVAMFAVGGVARLAGLGTWVEPSPLLVALLILNLCSLVWRAAWRFAFTAREHGVREGFRAILRIPVANIIAIMAGRRAFAGYLASLAGRKPRWDKTRHTVHPALRPGAGA; this comes from the coding sequence ATGGGGACGTACTCATTTGCGGAATGGTTCGTGCTCGTCCAGCACGAACTGCTCCTGTTTGCCGGCGTCTTCTTCCTGCTCGGCGCAATCGACGACCTGGCGATCGACCTGATCTGGCTGTGGCTGCGGCTGACCGGCCGGGGCAAAAGCGAGCGCGTGCCAGAGCCGGCACTGCCGGTGCCCCTCACCGGGCGCGCGGCGGTCCTTGTTCCCGCGTGGCACGAAGCGGCGGTTATCGGCGCCACGGTGCGGCACATGCTGTCTGCCTGGCCGCACGCCGATTTGCGCTTGTACGTCGGCTGCTATCCCAACGATCCGGCGACCGCGGAGGCGGTGGAATCGGCTTGCGGAGGAGATCCGCGCGCCCGCCTGGTGCTTCATGAACGGAACGGGCCGACAACCAAGGCCGATTGCCTGAACCGGCTCTACCGGGCTCTCGAAGAGGACGAGATGCGCGAGGGCGTGCGGGCCCATATGGTCGTGCTCCATGATGCCGAAGACATGGTCGATCCGCTGGCACTGGGCCTGTTGGACGCGCACATCGGAACGGCTGATCTCGTCCAGTTGCCCGTCCTGCCGCATCCCATGGAGGATTCTCGCTGGATCGCGTCGCACTACGTTGACGAATTCGCCGCGGCGCACGGAGGGGTGATGGTCGTCCGCGACGCGCTCGGGGCAAGCCTCCCCACCGCCGGCGTCGGTTGCGCGATCGCGCGCGAACCGCTTGCGCGGATCGCGTCCGCGCGCGGATCGGGCGGGCCGTTTGCCGCGGACAGCCTGACGGAAGATTACGAACTGGGTCTGGGAATCGGAGCATTGGGCGGCCCGTCCCGCTTCGTCCGGGCGCGCGCACCGGACGGGCGGCTGATCGCCACTCGCGCGTGCTTCCCGGCCAAGCTCGATTGTGCCGTCCGCCAGAAGACCCGCTGGGTTCTCGGCATCGCCTTTCAATCGTGGGATCGCCTGGGCTGGGGACGACGACCGGTGGACGTGTGGATGCGCTTTCGCGACAGGCGCGGTCCGCTGACGGCGCTCCTGACGGCGATCGGTTACTTGCTGGTTGCGATGTTCGCGGTCGGCGGAGTGGCCCGGCTGGCCGGTCTGGGCACATGGGTCGAACCTTCGCCGCTCCTCGTCGCGCTGCTTATCCTGAACCTTTGCAGCCTTGTCTGGCGGGCCGCCTGGCGGTTCGCCTTTACCGCGCGGGAGCACGGGGTGCGCGAAGGGTTTCGCGCCATCCTGCGAATCCCTGTGGCGAACATCATCGCCATCATGGCCGGACGCCGTGCGTTCGCCGGCTATCTTGCCTCGCTGGCCGGCCGGAAGCCGCGCTGGGACAAGACCCGCCACACGGTCCACCCCGCCTTGCGTCCGGGAGCCGGGGCGTGA
- the nhaA gene encoding Na+/H+ antiporter NhaA: MEHNRRTLADALAPVKALFVQDAGAGILLILVAVAAMVAANSPLADAYRAMFYTPLPWTPIPKLDNLHLWINDGLMAVFFFVVGLEVKREMIEGELSNPAQRRLPMLAAVAGMAAPAAVYLLVAGSDAALARGWAIPAATDIAFAMGVLGILGNRVPATLRLFLLTVAIVDDIGAVMIIAVFYTGGLNLVWLLAALLVLGGMIALNRSNVARTWPYIALALVLWFCVLHSGVHATIAGVAAALTLPMVGANNDTMLERVEHALAPWSAYLIVPIFGFANAGVNLAGLGIEGLLAPLPVAIAAGLVVGKQAGIFAAIWIADRIGYAPRPQHATWPQIWGVAMLCGIGFTMSLFISELAFPGSRMLIEEAKIGILLGSLVSAIAGYAVLRMTTLSDSARAMERDAGV; the protein is encoded by the coding sequence ATGGAACATAATCGCCGGACGCTCGCGGACGCCCTTGCACCAGTGAAGGCCCTGTTCGTGCAGGACGCGGGCGCGGGCATTCTCCTGATCCTGGTCGCCGTCGCCGCGATGGTCGCGGCCAATTCGCCCCTCGCCGACGCCTACCGGGCGATGTTCTACACGCCGCTTCCCTGGACCCCGATCCCCAAGCTCGACAACCTGCACCTGTGGATCAACGACGGCCTGATGGCGGTGTTCTTCTTCGTCGTCGGGCTCGAGGTGAAGCGGGAGATGATCGAAGGGGAACTGTCCAATCCCGCCCAGCGGCGCTTGCCCATGCTTGCCGCGGTCGCCGGCATGGCGGCACCGGCGGCGGTCTATCTCCTGGTGGCAGGCTCTGACGCCGCACTGGCGCGTGGCTGGGCGATCCCGGCCGCGACGGACATCGCCTTTGCGATGGGCGTCCTCGGCATCCTGGGCAACAGGGTTCCGGCAACGCTGCGCCTGTTCCTCCTGACGGTCGCGATCGTTGACGACATCGGCGCAGTGATGATCATCGCGGTCTTCTACACCGGCGGACTGAACCTTGTGTGGCTGCTGGCGGCGCTGCTGGTGCTGGGGGGCATGATCGCGCTCAACCGGTCCAACGTCGCGCGCACATGGCCCTATATCGCGCTCGCGCTGGTGCTGTGGTTCTGCGTCCTCCATTCGGGGGTGCACGCAACGATTGCAGGGGTTGCCGCCGCCCTCACCCTGCCGATGGTCGGCGCCAACAACGACACCATGCTGGAACGGGTGGAGCACGCTCTCGCGCCCTGGAGCGCCTATCTCATCGTGCCGATCTTCGGTTTCGCCAACGCCGGGGTCAACCTGGCGGGCCTGGGCATCGAGGGTCTTCTCGCGCCCCTTCCCGTCGCGATTGCGGCCGGGCTGGTCGTGGGCAAGCAGGCTGGCATCTTCGCGGCGATCTGGATCGCGGACAGGATCGGCTATGCCCCCCGCCCGCAGCATGCGACCTGGCCGCAGATATGGGGGGTGGCGATGCTGTGCGGTATCGGCTTCACGATGTCGCTGTTCATATCCGAGCTGGCCTTCCCCGGATCGCGCATGCTGATCGAGGAAGCGAAGATCGGCATCCTGCTCGGTTCGCTCGTCTCCGCGATCGCGGGTTACGCGGTCCTGCGCATGACGACGCTGAGCGACAGCGCCCGCGCCATGGAACGCGACGCGGGCGTGTGA
- a CDS encoding VOC family protein, with the protein MVTFLHTMIRVTDPEATIAFFRLIGLEEVRRFDNEQGRFTLIFLAAPGQEGVAEVELTHNWPPADGSPPEVYTGGRNFGHLAYRVDDIYAACQRLADAGHVIHRPPRDGHMAFVKSPDGISVELLQDGHLPPQEPWASMENTGSW; encoded by the coding sequence ATGGTGACGTTCCTCCACACGATGATCCGTGTCACCGATCCGGAGGCCACGATCGCCTTTTTCCGGCTGATCGGCCTCGAAGAGGTGCGGCGTTTCGATAACGAGCAGGGGCGTTTCACCCTGATCTTCCTCGCCGCGCCCGGGCAGGAAGGCGTGGCCGAGGTGGAACTCACCCACAACTGGCCGCCCGCGGACGGTTCGCCGCCGGAAGTCTACACCGGAGGCCGCAATTTCGGCCATCTCGCCTATCGGGTGGACGATATCTACGCGGCTTGCCAGCGACTGGCCGACGCCGGGCATGTCATTCATCGCCCGCCGCGCGACGGGCATATGGCATTCGTCAAGTCGCCCGACGGTATCTCGGTCGAACTGCTCCAGGACGGGCATCTGCCGCCGCAGGAGCCGTGGGCCAGCATGGAAAACACCGGAAGCTGGTAG
- a CDS encoding TorF family putative porin: protein MFLSTRGIVGALLAASAMAATPAFAQDASPGLGAFTVSGSATAVTDYRFRGVSRSGGDPAIQGGVTVAHDSGFYAGTWASSIDDGGTDLYGDVELDVFGGWSGGVAEGVGIDVGLLYYAFPTNGPGVDAGFFEPYATVTGDLGPLSARAGVNYAWSQDALGGGDNLYIHTELSSGIPTTPLTVTARLGYTDGPLAPPLLAGTGDRTGFDWSLGAKATVLGGLTLGAAYVGSEGPGIDGFTDDTVVFSLGASF, encoded by the coding sequence ATGTTTCTGTCCACACGCGGTATCGTCGGCGCATTGCTGGCGGCGTCCGCGATGGCCGCCACCCCGGCGTTTGCGCAGGACGCGTCCCCGGGTCTCGGCGCGTTCACTGTCTCGGGGAGCGCCACCGCCGTCACGGACTACCGGTTCCGCGGGGTGTCCCGGTCGGGCGGCGATCCGGCCATCCAGGGCGGGGTGACAGTCGCCCACGACAGCGGATTCTACGCGGGAACCTGGGCGTCGTCGATCGATGACGGAGGCACGGACCTCTACGGCGATGTCGAACTCGACGTGTTCGGTGGCTGGAGCGGCGGCGTGGCGGAAGGCGTCGGGATCGACGTGGGCCTGCTTTACTACGCGTTTCCCACCAACGGTCCGGGTGTCGATGCGGGATTCTTCGAACCCTACGCCACGGTGACGGGAGATCTTGGCCCGTTGAGCGCCCGGGCCGGCGTCAACTATGCGTGGAGCCAGGATGCGCTCGGCGGCGGCGACAACCTGTACATTCACACCGAACTCAGTTCCGGTATTCCGACCACGCCGCTGACGGTGACGGCACGCCTCGGCTATACCGACGGCCCGCTCGCCCCGCCGCTGCTCGCCGGCACGGGGGACAGGACCGGGTTCGACTGGTCGCTGGGTGCCAAGGCGACCGTGCTCGGCGGACTTACGCTCGGCGCGGCTTATGTCGGGTCAGAGGGACCGGGCATCGACGGCTTCACGGACGATACCGTGGTGTTCTCCCTCGGCGCGAGTTTCTGA
- a CDS encoding metallophosphoesterase family protein: MRRASMFSPLLQMFRPKAEPRPLPSVPPGTRWYAVGDVHGRLDLFDAIREAIEADDSASPPAATTVVLLGDLVDRGPDSAGVVARARDWQTRRSVRLLSGNHEEMFLDSLEDIGVMRHFLRHGGRETALSYGIPRAEYDQASLEELQAMLNRAVPAADIAFLNAASNYLIAGDYLFVHAGIAPDVPLEEQKPHHLRWIREPFLEHDAPHTHFVIHGHTITEDVDERANRTGIDTGAYRTGVLTALVLEGTARRLIQAVERNGAVTIEREAYAA, translated from the coding sequence ATGCGCCGCGCTTCCATGTTCAGCCCGTTGCTCCAGATGTTCCGGCCCAAGGCCGAACCCCGGCCACTGCCCTCGGTGCCGCCCGGCACGCGGTGGTACGCGGTGGGCGACGTTCACGGCCGGCTCGACCTGTTCGACGCCATCCGCGAAGCGATCGAGGCCGACGATTCCGCATCGCCCCCTGCCGCGACCACGGTGGTGCTGCTGGGCGACCTCGTCGATCGCGGGCCCGACAGCGCCGGCGTGGTGGCCCGCGCACGCGACTGGCAGACCCGGCGATCCGTGCGGCTGCTGTCCGGCAATCATGAGGAAATGTTCCTCGATTCCCTCGAAGATATCGGGGTGATGCGGCACTTTCTGCGGCATGGGGGCCGGGAAACCGCCCTCAGCTACGGAATTCCGCGCGCCGAGTACGACCAGGCCAGCCTGGAGGAATTGCAGGCGATGCTCAACCGCGCCGTACCGGCGGCCGACATCGCCTTCCTGAACGCGGCGAGCAACTACCTGATCGCCGGCGATTACCTCTTCGTGCACGCCGGCATTGCTCCCGATGTGCCGCTGGAAGAGCAGAAGCCGCATCACCTGCGCTGGATCCGGGAGCCCTTCCTGGAGCACGACGCGCCGCATACGCACTTCGTCATCCATGGGCACACCATCACCGAAGACGTTGATGAACGGGCGAACCGCACGGGTATCGATACCGGCGCCTATCGCACCGGCGTGCTGACGGCCCTGGTGCTCGAGGGAACCGCGCGGCGCCTGATTCAGGCTGTCGAGCGCAATGGTGCGGTCACGATCGAACGAGAGGCTTACGCAGCATGA
- a CDS encoding UDP-glucose dehydrogenase family protein, with protein MKIAMIGSGYVGLVSGACFADFGHEVVCIDKDQSKIDLLNGGVMPIYEPGLADLVETNVKAGRLSFTTDLAAGISDARAIFIAVGTPSRRGDGHADLSFVHAVARELGENLANDAVIVTKSTVPVGTGDAVERIVADSGTPHRFAVVSNPEFLREGAAIADFKRPDRIVIGAEDDFGRDVMREVYRPLFLNESPILFTSRRTSELIKYAANAFLATKITFINEMADLCEKVGADVQDVARGIGMDNRIGKKFLHAGPGYGGSCFPKDTLALLKTAEDYQSPVRIVEAVVGVNETRKRAMGRKVIDALGGNGSARGKKVALLGLTFKPNTDDMRDSPAIAIAQALVDAGVSVSAYDPEGMEQARPLMPEVVMCDSPYSAIEGSDAVVIVTEWDAFRALDLDRVKALVKTPVLVDLRNIYRPIEMRRAGFEYVSVGRA; from the coding sequence ATGAAGATCGCGATGATTGGTTCCGGCTACGTCGGCCTGGTTTCCGGCGCGTGTTTCGCCGATTTCGGGCATGAAGTGGTCTGCATCGACAAGGATCAATCGAAGATCGACCTGCTGAACGGCGGGGTCATGCCCATTTACGAACCCGGCCTGGCCGACCTGGTCGAAACCAACGTGAAGGCCGGGCGCCTTTCCTTCACGACGGACCTTGCGGCCGGCATCAGCGATGCCCGCGCCATTTTCATCGCGGTGGGCACCCCAAGCCGCCGCGGGGACGGCCATGCCGATCTCTCGTTCGTCCATGCCGTGGCGCGCGAACTGGGCGAAAATCTCGCCAACGATGCCGTCATCGTCACGAAGTCCACCGTGCCGGTGGGCACCGGGGATGCAGTGGAACGGATCGTCGCGGACAGCGGTACCCCGCATCGCTTCGCGGTCGTCTCCAATCCGGAATTCCTGCGCGAAGGCGCCGCGATTGCCGATTTCAAGCGGCCGGATCGTATCGTGATCGGGGCGGAAGACGATTTCGGGCGCGACGTCATGCGCGAGGTTTATCGCCCGCTGTTCCTCAACGAATCGCCGATCCTGTTCACTTCTCGCCGCACCAGCGAGCTTATCAAGTACGCCGCCAACGCGTTCCTCGCGACGAAGATCACCTTCATCAACGAGATGGCGGACCTGTGCGAGAAAGTGGGGGCGGACGTGCAGGACGTTGCGCGCGGCATCGGCATGGACAACCGGATCGGGAAGAAATTCCTCCACGCCGGCCCCGGTTACGGCGGCAGCTGCTTCCCGAAGGACACGCTCGCCCTCCTCAAGACGGCGGAAGATTACCAGAGCCCCGTGCGGATCGTGGAGGCCGTGGTCGGCGTGAACGAAACCCGCAAGCGCGCGATGGGCCGCAAGGTGATCGATGCGCTCGGCGGCAACGGCTCTGCGCGCGGGAAGAAGGTCGCGCTGCTCGGTCTCACGTTCAAGCCCAATACGGACGACATGCGCGATTCCCCTGCGATCGCGATCGCCCAGGCGCTCGTCGATGCCGGTGTCTCGGTCTCGGCCTACGACCCGGAGGGCATGGAACAGGCCCGCCCGCTGATGCCGGAGGTCGTGATGTGCGACAGCCCCTATTCGGCGATCGAGGGCTCCGATGCCGTGGTGATCGTCACCGAGTGGGACGCATTTCGCGCGCTCGATCTCGATCGCGTGAAAGCGCTCGTGAAAACGCCGGTCCTCGTCGACCTGCGCAATATCTATCGCCCGATCGAGATGCGTCGGGCGGGTTTCGAATACGTCAGCGTCGGACGCGCCTGA